One window from the genome of Hippocampus zosterae strain Florida chromosome 7, ASM2543408v3, whole genome shotgun sequence encodes:
- the LOC127603280 gene encoding dynein axonemal assembly factor 3-like → MSAGRPSEGAGCINWWGFSPARDLISAGPARHEGEVNVLLVGSGDPRHVLKTLSGLKDEDILNVWLFENSMEVVARQMLLLYVALTPQERMGLNEKTELFLEVFGNSVIRSQTAETLKRAASQLLLHVSDIPGSDAHPCLNASLLKFKERDELAGIFKSWMGGSSSDAPVSISKAWDYRVRQHLGTRYDSKKGCFDWDLTMKLHEKGCSVINKHQYVRWRESGLAFELREGVYQISNPSLLSSRVFNQRGDRVALRGYWGDIVSSPYLAFGIETQDESLLKTQNGHHMKTAQDISFANVQELVQSLSRRQECHETHQSSTEEEEHAASTLEHSMSVNDLMRLKGLSVNFLPLDSLQKMPEKEKFAHFYHIVHFSASCVHRLGPNIRQITTPDAVLIVELAKYILDLTKEQEAAFAERVCGLCLEAGFLPLSGAKTDDIHALFQARQDK, encoded by the exons GACCCGAGACATGTCCTGAAGACCTTGTCGGGTCTGAAGGACGAGGACATCCTCAAC gtatggctgtttgaaaacagCATGGAGGTGGTCGCCAGACAGATGCTGCTGCTTTACGTGGCCCTGACCCCCCAAGAAAGGATGGGACTTAACG AAAAGACCGAGCTCTTCCTGGAGGTGTTCGGCAACAGCGTGATCCGCAGTCAGACGGCCGAGACCCTGAAACGCGCGGCATCGCAGCTTTTGCTCCACGTCAGCGACATCCCAGGGTCCGACGCGCACCCCTGCCTCAATGCGTCTCTTCTTAAG TTTAAGGAGCGGGACGAGCTGGCCGGGATTTTTAAATCCTGGATGGGGGGCTCTTCCTCGGATGCGCCCGTCTCCATTTCCAAAGCTTGGGATTACCGGGTCAGGCAGCACCTTGGGACACGCTACGACTCCAAGAAAGGCTGTTTTGACTGGGACCTTACTATGAAGCTACATGAGAAGGGG TGCAGCGTCATTAACAAGCATCAGTATGTCCGGTGGAGGGAGAGCGGCCTGGCCTTTGAGCTGAGGGAAGGCGTCTACCAAATAAGCAACCCCAGCTTGCTGTCCTCTCGGGTTTTCAATCAGAGAGGCGACAGAGTGGCGCTCAGGGGGTACTGGGGGGACATTGTGTCCAGTCCTTACCTGGCCTTCGGCATCGAGACTCAAGACGAGAGCTTGCTCAAGACACAGAACGGCCACCACATGAAG ACGGCACAGGACATTTCCTTTGCGAACGTGCAGGAGTTGGTCCAATCTCTGTCCAGGAGACAAGAATGCCACGAGACTCATCAGTCAagcacagaggaggaggaacacgCAGCCTCAACTCTTGAGCACTCCATGTCAGTCAACG ACCTGATGCGTCTCAAAGGGCTCTCTGTCAACTTTCTGCCTCTGGATTCCCTCCAGAAAATGCCAGAAAAAGAGAAATTTGCCCATTTCTACCACATCGTCCACTTCTCGGCCAG CTGCGTGCACCGCTTGGGCCCGAATATCCGGCAGATTACAACGCCAGACGCCGTGCTCATCGTGGAGTTGGCCAA GTACATATTGGACCTGACTAAAGAGCAAGAAGCCGCTTTTGCCGAGCGAGTGTGCGGCTTGTGCCTGGAAGCCGGATTTCTACCATTGTCTGGAGCGAAGACTGATGACATTCACGCTCTTTTTCAAGCTCGTCAGGACAAGTGA
- the LOC127603302 gene encoding troponin T, slow skeletal muscle-like isoform X2, which translates to MSDLEDHGVHHEEEDEQGEGERPKHKPLATQLAPPKIPEGERVDFDDIHRKRMEKDLLELQTLIDVHFEQRKKEEEELIGLKSRIESRRAERAEQQRVRAEKERDRQSRIAEERQRKEDEEAKKRAEDEAKKKKVLSNMGAHFGGFLAKVEQRRGKKQTGREIKKKTLSERKQPLAIDDLREDALRKRAGEMWQCIYQLESEKFDLAEKMKRQKYEITVLLNRIQHAQKFKKGHGKGKVGGRWK; encoded by the exons ATGTCTGACTTGGAAGATCACGG AGTGCATCACGAGG AGGAAGACGAGCAAGGAGAAGGAG AACGGCCCAAGCACAA GCCGTTGGCCACGCAGCTCGCACCCCCAAAGATCCCAGAAGGCGAAAGAGTGGACTTTGAC GACATCCACAGAAAGCGGATGGAGAAAGACCTCCTGGAGCTTCAAACTCTGATTGATGTGCACTTTGAGCAGAGgaaaaaagaagaggaggagctcATTGGCCTCAAGTCAAGGAtt GAGAGTCGCCGGGCAGAAAGAGCTGAGCAGCAGCGCGTGAGAGCGGAAAAAGAGCGTGACCGACAGTCCAGGATTGCG GAGGAGAGGCAGAggaaggaggacgaggaggccaAGAAGAGGGCGGAAGATgaggccaagaagaagaaagtgcTCTCCAACATGGGGGCTCACTTTGGAGGATTCCTGGCCAAG GTGGAGCAGAGGCGGGGCAAGAAACAAACGGGCAGGGAGATCAAGAAGAAGACGCTGTCGGAGAGGAAGCAGCCGCTAGCCATTGACGACCTGAGAGAGGACGCCCTCAG aAAAAGAGCCGGGGAAATGTGGCAATGCATCTATCAGCTGGAGTCGGAGAAATTTGACCTGGCTGAGAAGATGAAGAGACAAAAGTATGAG ATCACCGTCCTGCTGAACAGAATCCAACATGCTCAAAAGTT CAAAAAGGGCCACGGGAAGGGGAAGGTCGGAGGACGCTGGAAGTGA
- the LOC127603302 gene encoding troponin T, slow skeletal muscle-like isoform X1, giving the protein MKWFFCSALSPPVFFCLLISAVSSATRRSLTSRSARLGLQLPKAANNPLAHFYSASPSCHPAGAFYKRASDPGSPLIPPQRPPNRVAMSDLEDHGVHHEEEDEQGEGERPKHKPLATQLAPPKIPEGERVDFDDIHRKRMEKDLLELQTLIDVHFEQRKKEEEELIGLKSRIESRRAERAEQQRVRAEKERDRQSRIAEERQRKEDEEAKKRAEDEAKKKKVLSNMGAHFGGFLAKVEQRRGKKQTGREIKKKTLSERKQPLAIDDLREDALRKRAGEMWQCIYQLESEKFDLAEKMKRQKYEITVLLNRIQHAQKFKKGHGKGKVGGRWK; this is encoded by the exons atgaaatggttcTTTTGTTCCGCGCTGTCACCAcctgtctttttttgtcttctcatTTCAGCTGTGAGCTCAGCAACGAGGCGCTCGCTCACGAGCCGCTCTGCCAGACTCGGGCTTCAGCTCCCAAAAGCCGCCAATAATCCGCTCGCTCATTTTTATTCCGCGTCCCCTTCGTGTCACCCCGCCGGAGCCTTTTATAAAAGAGCCAGTGACCCAGGCAGTCCGCTTATTCCACCTCAACGTCCGCCAAACCG TGTCGCAATGTCTGACTTGGAAGATCACGG AGTGCATCACGAGG AGGAAGACGAGCAAGGAGAAGGAG AACGGCCCAAGCACAA GCCGTTGGCCACGCAGCTCGCACCCCCAAAGATCCCAGAAGGCGAAAGAGTGGACTTTGAC GACATCCACAGAAAGCGGATGGAGAAAGACCTCCTGGAGCTTCAAACTCTGATTGATGTGCACTTTGAGCAGAGgaaaaaagaagaggaggagctcATTGGCCTCAAGTCAAGGAtt GAGAGTCGCCGGGCAGAAAGAGCTGAGCAGCAGCGCGTGAGAGCGGAAAAAGAGCGTGACCGACAGTCCAGGATTGCG GAGGAGAGGCAGAggaaggaggacgaggaggccaAGAAGAGGGCGGAAGATgaggccaagaagaagaaagtgcTCTCCAACATGGGGGCTCACTTTGGAGGATTCCTGGCCAAG GTGGAGCAGAGGCGGGGCAAGAAACAAACGGGCAGGGAGATCAAGAAGAAGACGCTGTCGGAGAGGAAGCAGCCGCTAGCCATTGACGACCTGAGAGAGGACGCCCTCAG aAAAAGAGCCGGGGAAATGTGGCAATGCATCTATCAGCTGGAGTCGGAGAAATTTGACCTGGCTGAGAAGATGAAGAGACAAAAGTATGAG ATCACCGTCCTGCTGAACAGAATCCAACATGCTCAAAAGTT CAAAAAGGGCCACGGGAAGGGGAAGGTCGGAGGACGCTGGAAGTGA
- the LOC127603238 gene encoding carnitine O-palmitoyltransferase 1, liver isoform-like isoform X2 yields the protein MAEAHQAVAFQFTVTPEGIDLQLSHQALTEIYRSGLRSWKKRIIRLKNSVITGVYPASPSSWLFVVIAILATMYTRSDPSMGLIAKIQEHLPVSQSMSSQCQTVVSAVLFSTLLWLLLIFTMRLCLKQLLSYHRWIFEQHGKMSTTTKVWVALVRIFSGRKPLLYSYQGSLPNLPVPAIKDTLKRYLESVRPLMDDTQYERMTKLAGEFESRLGNRLQWYLKLKSLWAANYVSDWWEEYVYLRGRSPIMVNSNYYGMDFLYVTPTPIQAARAGNTIHAMFLYRRKLNREELKPWLLRSAVPCCSYQFERMFDTCRIPGTRTDTVQHWQDSDYVAVYHRGRYFRLRAYQAGRLLSPRELEFQIQRILDDPSAPCAGEAKLGALTAGDRIPWAQARSKYFSSGLNKRSLDCIEKAAFFVTLDDDVQGMMDYDPAGTLDRYAKCLLHGKCYDRWFDKSFSVVIFKNGKNGINAEHSWADAPVVAHLWEYVVATDCFQLGYNSEGHCKGDVDPSLAEPQKLTWKIPPECEERISQSLAVAQALADDIDFHVISFRDFGKGKIKKCRVSPDAFIQVALQLAYFRNRKTFCLTYEASMTRLFREGRTETVRSCTNESSAFVKALVGGESADVCRRLFRAASETHQNLYRMAMTGAGIDRHLFCLYVVSQYLGVESPFLKEVLSEPWRLSTSQTSIQQVELFDLVNHPEYISCGGGFGPVADDGYGVSYYIVGDSLINFHISCKHSCPDTDAHKFGAQITKALHDLLELMSAGQKEPSKTEEGRPELKKNL from the exons ATGGCGGAGGCCCACCAGGCAGTGGCCTTCCAGTTCACCGTCACCCCGGAAGGCATCGATCTGCAGCTGTCCCATCAGGCCCTCACAGAGATCTACCGCTCGGGCCTTCGCTCCTGGAAGAAACGTATCATTCGACTCAAG AACAGCGTGATCACGGGAGTGTATCCCGCCAGCCCGTCCTCCTGGCTCTTTGTGGTCATCGCCATCCTGGCCACCATGTACACTCGCTCCGACCCCTCCATGGGACTCATAGCCAAGATACAAGAACATCTGCccgtcag CCAGTCCATGAGCAGCCAATGTCAGACGGTGGTTTCGGCAGTGCTCTTCAGCACTTTGCTGTGGCTCCTGCTCATCTTCACCATGCGCCTGTGCCTCAAGCAGCTCCTCTCCTATCACCGCTGGATCTTCGAGCAGCACGGCAAGATGTCCACCACCACGAAAGTCTGGGTG GCACTGGTGCGCATCTTCTCCGGCCGAAAGCCTCTGCTCTACAGTTACCAGGGCTCCTTGCCAAACCTGCCTGTGCCGGCCATCAAGGACACGCTCAAGAGG TACTTGGAGTCAGTGCGCCCGCTGATGGATGACACCCAGTACGAGCGGATGACCAAACTGGCCGGCGAATTTGAGAGCCGCCTTGGAAATCGCCTGCAGTGGTACCTCAAACTGAAATCGCTCTGGGCCGCCAACTAC GTCAGCGACTGGTGGGAGGAATACGTCTATTTGCGAGGAAGGAGCCCCATTATGGTCAACAGTAACTATTACGGCATG GACTTCCTTTATGTGACCCCCACACCCATCCAGGCAGCCCGAGCCGGTAACACAATCCACGCAATGTTCCTGTACCGCCGCAAGCTCAACAGAGAAGAGCTCAAACCC TGGTTGTTGAGGTCTGCGGTTCCTTGCTGCTCCTATCAGTTTGAGAGGATGTTTGACACATGTCGAATCCCTGGAACGCGAACAG ACACCGTTCAGCACTGGCAGGACAGCGACTACGTGGCCGTGTACCACAGAGGACGCTACTTTCGGCTGAGGGCGTACCAGGCGGGCAGACTCCTTTCTCCGAGGGAGCTCGAATTCCAGATTCAGAGGATCCTCGATGACCCTTCGGCACCCTGCGCGGGAGAAGCCAAACTTGGCGCTCTGACCGCCGGCGATAG AATTCCGTGGGCGCAAGCCAGGAGCAAGTACTTCAGCAGCGGGCTCAACAAGCGCTCGCTGGACTGCATCGAGAAAGCCGCCTTTTTCGTAACCCTGGATGACGACGTGCAGGGCATGATGGACTACGACCCGGCGGGGACTCTGGACCGCTACGCTAAGTGCCTGTTGCACGGGAAGTGTTACGACAG GTGGTTCGATAAGTCTTTCTCAGTGGTCATCTTCAAGAACGGGAAGAACGGAATCAACGCGGAGCACTCGTGGGCCGACGCACCGGTGGTCGCGCACCTGTGggag tacgTCGTGGCCACCGACTGTTTCCAGCTGGGTTACAACAGTGAAGGTCACTGCAAAGGTGATGTGGACCCATCGCTCGCGGAACCTCAGAAGCTCACATGGAAAATTCCGCCTGAG TGCGAGGAGCGGATCTCTCAGTCCCTGGCAGTGGCCCAAGCCCTCGCCGACGACATCGACTTCCACGTGATCTCGTTCCGAGATTTCGGCAAGGGAAAGATCAAGAAGTGTCGAGTCAGTCCGGACGCCTTCATCCAGGTGGCTCTTCAGTTGGCCTACTTCAGG AATCGGAAAACGTTTTGCCTGACCTACGAGGCCTCCATGACTCGTCTGTTCAGGGAAGGCAGGACCGAGACGGTTCGCTCCTGCACCAACGAGAGCAGTGCCTTTGTCAAAGCGCTCGTGGGCGGTGAG TCGGCAGACGTCTGCAGGCGCCTGTTCCGCGCGGCATCCGAAACGCACCAGAACCTTTACCGCATGGCGATGACCGGCGCCGGCATCGACAGACACCTCTTTTGCCTCTACGTCGTGTCCCAGTACCTCGGAGTGGAATCGCCTTTCTTGAAAgag GTTTTATCAGAGCCCTGGAGACTGTCCACCAGTCAGACATCCATCCAGCAGGTGGAGCTGTTTGACCTCGTGAACCACCCGGAGTACATTTCCTGCGGGGGAGGCTTTGGTCCG GTGGCCGATGACGGCTACGGGGTGTCCTACTACATTGTGGGAGACAGCCTGATCAACTTCCACATCTCCTGCAAGCACTCTTGTCCAGATACT GATGCCCATAAGTTTGGTGCTCAGATCACAAAAGCCTTGCACGACCTGCTGGAGCTGATGAGCGCCGGCCAGAAAGAGCCCAGCAAAACCGAGGAGGGTCGGCCCGAGCTCAAGAAGAACCTGTAG
- the LOC127603238 gene encoding carnitine O-palmitoyltransferase 1, liver isoform-like isoform X1: protein MAEAHQAVAFQFTVTPEGIDLQLSHQALTEIYRSGLRSWKKRIIRLKNSVITGVYPASPSSWLFVVIAILATMYTRSDPSMGLIAKIQEHLPVSQSMSSQCQTVVSAVLFSTLLWLLLIFTMRLCLKQLLSYHRWIFEQHGKMSTTTKVWVALVRIFSGRKPLLYSYQGSLPNLPVPAIKDTLKRYLESVRPLMDDTQYERMTKLAGEFESRLGNRLQWYLKLKSLWAANYVSDWWEEYVYLRGRSPIMVNSNYYGMDFLYVTPTPIQAARAGNTIHAMFLYRRKLNREELKPSRIPGTVIPLCAAQCERMFNTTRTPGEETDTVQHWQDSDYVAVYHRGRYFRLRAYQAGRLLSPRELEFQIQRILDDPSAPCAGEAKLGALTAGDRIPWAQARSKYFSSGLNKRSLDCIEKAAFFVTLDDDVQGMMDYDPAGTLDRYAKCLLHGKCYDRWFDKSFSVVIFKNGKNGINAEHSWADAPVVAHLWEYVVATDCFQLGYNSEGHCKGDVDPSLAEPQKLTWKIPPECEERISQSLAVAQALADDIDFHVISFRDFGKGKIKKCRVSPDAFIQVALQLAYFRNRKTFCLTYEASMTRLFREGRTETVRSCTNESSAFVKALVGGESADVCRRLFRAASETHQNLYRMAMTGAGIDRHLFCLYVVSQYLGVESPFLKEVLSEPWRLSTSQTSIQQVELFDLVNHPEYISCGGGFGPVADDGYGVSYYIVGDSLINFHISCKHSCPDTDAHKFGAQITKALHDLLELMSAGQKEPSKTEEGRPELKKNL from the exons ATGGCGGAGGCCCACCAGGCAGTGGCCTTCCAGTTCACCGTCACCCCGGAAGGCATCGATCTGCAGCTGTCCCATCAGGCCCTCACAGAGATCTACCGCTCGGGCCTTCGCTCCTGGAAGAAACGTATCATTCGACTCAAG AACAGCGTGATCACGGGAGTGTATCCCGCCAGCCCGTCCTCCTGGCTCTTTGTGGTCATCGCCATCCTGGCCACCATGTACACTCGCTCCGACCCCTCCATGGGACTCATAGCCAAGATACAAGAACATCTGCccgtcag CCAGTCCATGAGCAGCCAATGTCAGACGGTGGTTTCGGCAGTGCTCTTCAGCACTTTGCTGTGGCTCCTGCTCATCTTCACCATGCGCCTGTGCCTCAAGCAGCTCCTCTCCTATCACCGCTGGATCTTCGAGCAGCACGGCAAGATGTCCACCACCACGAAAGTCTGGGTG GCACTGGTGCGCATCTTCTCCGGCCGAAAGCCTCTGCTCTACAGTTACCAGGGCTCCTTGCCAAACCTGCCTGTGCCGGCCATCAAGGACACGCTCAAGAGG TACTTGGAGTCAGTGCGCCCGCTGATGGATGACACCCAGTACGAGCGGATGACCAAACTGGCCGGCGAATTTGAGAGCCGCCTTGGAAATCGCCTGCAGTGGTACCTCAAACTGAAATCGCTCTGGGCCGCCAACTAC GTCAGCGACTGGTGGGAGGAATACGTCTATTTGCGAGGAAGGAGCCCCATTATGGTCAACAGTAACTATTACGGCATG GACTTCCTTTATGTGACCCCCACACCCATCCAGGCAGCCCGAGCCGGTAACACAATCCACGCAATGTTCCTGTACCGCCGCAAGCTCAACAGAGAAGAGCTCAAACCC AGTCGTATACCCGGCACTGTCATTCCTCTGTGTGCGGCTCAGTGTGAGAGGATGTTCAACACCACACGCACTCCTGGAGAGGAGACGG ACACCGTTCAGCACTGGCAGGACAGCGACTACGTGGCCGTGTACCACAGAGGACGCTACTTTCGGCTGAGGGCGTACCAGGCGGGCAGACTCCTTTCTCCGAGGGAGCTCGAATTCCAGATTCAGAGGATCCTCGATGACCCTTCGGCACCCTGCGCGGGAGAAGCCAAACTTGGCGCTCTGACCGCCGGCGATAG AATTCCGTGGGCGCAAGCCAGGAGCAAGTACTTCAGCAGCGGGCTCAACAAGCGCTCGCTGGACTGCATCGAGAAAGCCGCCTTTTTCGTAACCCTGGATGACGACGTGCAGGGCATGATGGACTACGACCCGGCGGGGACTCTGGACCGCTACGCTAAGTGCCTGTTGCACGGGAAGTGTTACGACAG GTGGTTCGATAAGTCTTTCTCAGTGGTCATCTTCAAGAACGGGAAGAACGGAATCAACGCGGAGCACTCGTGGGCCGACGCACCGGTGGTCGCGCACCTGTGggag tacgTCGTGGCCACCGACTGTTTCCAGCTGGGTTACAACAGTGAAGGTCACTGCAAAGGTGATGTGGACCCATCGCTCGCGGAACCTCAGAAGCTCACATGGAAAATTCCGCCTGAG TGCGAGGAGCGGATCTCTCAGTCCCTGGCAGTGGCCCAAGCCCTCGCCGACGACATCGACTTCCACGTGATCTCGTTCCGAGATTTCGGCAAGGGAAAGATCAAGAAGTGTCGAGTCAGTCCGGACGCCTTCATCCAGGTGGCTCTTCAGTTGGCCTACTTCAGG AATCGGAAAACGTTTTGCCTGACCTACGAGGCCTCCATGACTCGTCTGTTCAGGGAAGGCAGGACCGAGACGGTTCGCTCCTGCACCAACGAGAGCAGTGCCTTTGTCAAAGCGCTCGTGGGCGGTGAG TCGGCAGACGTCTGCAGGCGCCTGTTCCGCGCGGCATCCGAAACGCACCAGAACCTTTACCGCATGGCGATGACCGGCGCCGGCATCGACAGACACCTCTTTTGCCTCTACGTCGTGTCCCAGTACCTCGGAGTGGAATCGCCTTTCTTGAAAgag GTTTTATCAGAGCCCTGGAGACTGTCCACCAGTCAGACATCCATCCAGCAGGTGGAGCTGTTTGACCTCGTGAACCACCCGGAGTACATTTCCTGCGGGGGAGGCTTTGGTCCG GTGGCCGATGACGGCTACGGGGTGTCCTACTACATTGTGGGAGACAGCCTGATCAACTTCCACATCTCCTGCAAGCACTCTTGTCCAGATACT GATGCCCATAAGTTTGGTGCTCAGATCACAAAAGCCTTGCACGACCTGCTGGAGCTGATGAGCGCCGGCCAGAAAGAGCCCAGCAAAACCGAGGAGGGTCGGCCCGAGCTCAAGAAGAACCTGTAG